The following proteins are encoded in a genomic region of Synechococcus sp. ROS8604:
- a CDS encoding sulfotransferase family 2 domain-containing protein codes for MPYLPNSNFLFIHIPKNGGKYVEDRLFMSDNPGNNENQTNRSFLSNVAKYILNRYSKKSKLFLRGMIDYSLVGQHLTLSEICILNLIDNLHSKNIICICRNPYSRIISLFCHHVKPEKWNITELEHFCKYWPYHKPTSIKHNILAHKRTQYAFIDNYFLDNQKVDIYKLEDLDIDLIANKYKLHRIPETAIIPKNKLNPLNNRSYSENCKKQNLSLTPIAVKYVRDYYGIDFERFQYFTTYDQ; via the coding sequence ATGCCTTACCTTCCTAACAGTAACTTCTTATTTATACACATACCTAAGAATGGTGGAAAGTATGTTGAAGACAGGCTTTTTATGTCTGACAATCCAGGTAATAATGAAAATCAAACCAATAGATCATTTCTTTCTAATGTAGCAAAATATATATTAAACAGATACTCAAAAAAATCTAAGCTTTTTCTGAGGGGGATGATAGATTATTCTTTAGTTGGTCAGCATCTCACATTATCGGAAATATGCATCCTTAATTTAATAGATAATCTACATAGTAAAAATATAATTTGCATATGTAGAAATCCTTATAGTCGCATAATTAGCTTATTCTGTCATCATGTTAAGCCTGAAAAATGGAACATTACTGAATTGGAGCATTTTTGTAAATATTGGCCTTATCATAAGCCAACTTCAATTAAACATAATATTTTAGCTCATAAACGAACTCAATATGCTTTTATAGATAACTATTTCCTAGACAATCAGAAGGTAGATATATACAAGCTTGAAGATTTAGACATTGATTTAATTGCCAACAAATACAAGCTTCACCGTATTCCTGAGACGGCAATAATTCCAAAAAATAAGTTAAACCCTTTAAATAATCGCTCATATTCAGAAAATTGCAAAAAACAAAATCTTAGCTTGACTCCAATTGCAGTTAAATATGTAAGAGATTACTATGGCATTGATTTTGAACGATTCCAGTATTTCACTACATATGATCAATAA
- a CDS encoding glycosyltransferase family 4 protein yields MKIISLSIASTMRFHYDKLAIQLFSLHSFQKWYTFLSEKKVSIIIKDRLHTVSSLGLFINLLGRKLIHLSPRFAVTLKGLGDSIFDLEVLINLVFRSNCNVLIGLSNNITWSGFYIKSKGGKFILDVPIAHPLYMNKVLCDEFKKYNLSYFNHCSFHITRIQKSLSIADHIVCPSEFVKSSLVENEVDPKKITIIPYGCSKVSKNKTCKKYTSVNDQFNILFVGQLSIRKGLPYLLKAFTDLDIKNKHLYLIGANVSETDSLLSNIDLTDISILGQCDKETLHSYYQTSNVFVLPSLIEGLALVIGEAISYGLPIIYTFETGGTNLLTNNINGLLVRSKSSIEIESAIKVLAANPDFRKKISDNNFKLASQLHGWDTYGESWRELLYSM; encoded by the coding sequence ATGAAAATCATCTCTTTATCTATTGCCTCAACGATGAGGTTTCATTATGATAAATTAGCCATCCAACTTTTCTCATTACATAGCTTTCAGAAATGGTATACCTTTCTAAGTGAAAAAAAAGTATCAATTATAATCAAAGATAGATTGCACACTGTTTCTTCACTTGGTTTATTTATAAACTTATTAGGGAGAAAACTAATTCATTTGTCTCCACGATTTGCAGTTACATTAAAAGGTTTAGGTGACTCCATATTTGACTTAGAAGTATTAATAAACTTAGTTTTCCGTTCAAACTGTAACGTTTTAATAGGACTTTCAAATAATATCACATGGTCTGGATTTTATATAAAAAGTAAGGGAGGTAAATTCATTCTTGATGTTCCTATTGCACATCCACTTTATATGAATAAAGTTCTTTGTGATGAGTTTAAGAAATATAATCTTAGTTATTTTAATCATTGTAGTTTTCATATAACCAGAATACAAAAGAGTCTTTCGATTGCTGATCATATTGTTTGTCCATCGGAATTTGTTAAATCCTCTCTGGTAGAAAACGAAGTTGATCCAAAAAAAATCACAATTATTCCTTATGGTTGTTCAAAAGTAAGCAAGAATAAAACATGTAAGAAATATACTTCTGTTAACGATCAATTTAATATTCTTTTCGTAGGTCAATTGTCAATAAGAAAAGGTTTACCTTATTTGCTTAAAGCATTTACAGATCTAGATATAAAAAATAAGCACCTTTATTTAATAGGAGCTAATGTTAGTGAGACTGATTCACTCTTATCAAATATTGACCTAACAGATATATCTATACTTGGGCAGTGTGATAAAGAGACTCTGCACAGCTATTATCAAACATCTAATGTATTTGTTTTACCATCCTTAATTGAAGGATTAGCACTTGTTATTGGTGAAGCAATTTCATATGGACTTCCAATTATTTACACCTTTGAAACAGGAGGAACTAATCTTTTAACTAATAATATAAATGGTTTATTAGTCCGATCTAAATCATCCATTGAAATTGAATCAGCTATTAAGGTATTAGCTGCAAATCCAGATTTTAGAAAGAAAATATCAGATAATAATTTTAAGCTTGCCTCACAGCTTCATGGATGGGACACTTACGGTGAATCTTGGAGAGAACTTTTATATAGTATGTAA